In one window of Nicotiana tabacum cultivar K326 chromosome 12, ASM71507v2, whole genome shotgun sequence DNA:
- the LOC142167057 gene encoding uncharacterized protein LOC142167057: protein MLNELTWKGDYYTWKNKQQGGDRIWNRIDRAFGNAEWMVKYGHLLNEYKLPHISDDFPMMITTNVREPRIRTTFKFFDVWATHENFLHLVEDNWKQRYHSHKMRNIWIKQKELREKLKRLNKTEFKGVATRMIQAREDLQEIHLKLRHRYLDELAMEEKKIICQLEKWSMIEESALQQKAMARWIKLGDANTSYFSAVIKDRK from the coding sequence ATGCTGAATGAATTGACATGGAAAGGAGATTATTATACTTGGAAAAATAAGCAACAAGGGGGTGACAGAATATGGAACAGAATAGACAGAGCTTTTGGAAATGCTGAATGGATGGTAAAATATGGCCACTTGCTTAATGAGTATAAACTGCCACATATATCAGATGACTTTCCTATGATGATAACTACTAATGTGAGGGAGCCAAGGATTAGAACAACATTCAAGTTTTTCGATGTATGGGCAACTCATGAGAATTTCCTTCACCTAGTGGAGGATAACTGGAAACAGAGATATCACTCACACAAGATGAGAAATATCTGGATTAAACAGAAAGAATTAAGGGAGAAGCTGAAAAGATTAAATAAAACTGAATTCAAGGGTGTAGCAACACGAATGATTCAAGCAAGAGAGGATCTCCAAGAAATACATCTCAAGTTAAGGCACCGATACTTAGATGAGTTAGCAATGGAAGAAAAGAAGATTATCTGTCAGCTTGAGAAGTGGTCTATGATAGAAGAAAGTGCATTGCAACAAAAAGCCATGGCAAGGTGGATCAAACTTGGAGATGCCAATACAAGCTACTTTTCAGCTGTTATCAAAGATAGAAAATAG